The Anopheles coluzzii chromosome 2, AcolN3, whole genome shotgun sequence genome window below encodes:
- the LOC120950312 gene encoding uncharacterized protein LOC120950312 — MIRRTKLLGICGVVLVVVLALTLGLVFGLQSDDDGGDEAERSFKIDYERDTFVMDGKDFRYVAGSFHYFRALPETWRTKLRTLRAGGLNAVDLYVQWSLHNPRDGVYNWEGIANVTDIIEAAIEEDLYVILRPGPYICAEIDNGGLPYWLFNKYPGIAVRTSDANYLEEVRKWYGELMSRMEPYMYGNGGPIIMVQIENEYGAFGKCDKPYLNFLKQQTERYVQDKAVLFTVDRPYDDEIGCGQIDGVFITTDFGLMTEEEVDTHAAKVRSYQPKGPLVNTEFYTGWLTHWQESNQRRPAQPLAATLRKMLRDGWNVDFYMYFGGTNFGFWAGANDWGLGKYMADITSYDYDAPMDEAGDPTMKYTIFRDIIGEYIPLAVMPIPDPAPKMTLEAIELTMVDTILSERGRAMLGVEAANKEGGLLTFEALNQNSGFVLYETTLPKLTRDPNMLTINGLHDRAQVYLDQFLAGTLARENAIDSLPLTAGYGSELSILVENQGRINFDILDDYKGILGNVTIQTFAEPYTKELEQWKITGYSFDDYSKVEQFINTGSGGSGVNGRGMAVHGPVVLKAVFDVPASEIHDTYINMDGWGKGFIFINGFNLGRYWPVVGPQVTTYLPKELLKPTGNTIVVVEQQKVPADRMLHFSAKAILDEASVRARRKCALWKAYCTNNMANVVCTLFALVFLLAAPQSVDMRLFSIDYDNDTFVMDGKPFQYVAGSFHYFRALPESWPSILRSMRAAGLNAVTTYVEWSLHNPKEDVYNWQGMADIEHFLELADSAGLYVILRPGPYICAERDMGGFPSWLLHKYPDILLRTNDLRYLREVRTWYAQLLSRVQRFLVGQGGPIIMVQVENEYGSFYACDHKYLNWLRDETERYVMGNAVLFTNNGPGLEGCGAIEHVLSSLDFGPGTEDEINGFWSTLRKTQPKGPLVNAEYYPGWLTHWQEPHMARTDIKPVVDSLDFMLRNKVNVNIYMFFGGTNYGFTAGANNMGAGGYAADLTSYDYDAPLDESGDPTPKYFALRDTILKYFPKPDLPVPQPTNKVQLPPLNMTRLGSLLDPSLLERLATQTVTSRLPLSFEALNQVSGLVLYETLLPDDIRTDPRKLIVEGVHDRGYVFVGDQFVGVLSRENQINTLPLALDAGQTLRIAVENQGRINFGIANDGKGILGSVFVNTRQLYNWTMYGLPLSDFKPIVHAIRHHRKHQHRVRRASQTAGTPMSLYYAIFDIEGELADTYLDPTGWGKGIVFVNGFLLGRYWPTVGPQVTLYLSRHLLTQKNNYLAVIEYQKEFGDSIPPLKFSATPSFN, encoded by the exons ATGATCCGTCGAACGAAGCTGCTCGGTATCTGCGGTgtcgtgctggtggtggtgctggcgcTAACGTTGGGGCTCGTGTTCGGGCTGCAGAGTGACGACGACGGTGGGGACGAA GCGGAGCGATCGTTTAAAATCGACTATGAGCGGGACACGTTCGTGATGGACGGTAAGGACTTCCGGTACGTGGCTGGATCGTTCCATTACTTCCGCGCCCTGCCCGAAACGTGGCGCACGAAGCTGCGCACGCTGCGTGCCGGCGGGCTGAATGCGGTCGACCTGTACGTCCAGTGGTCACTGCACAACCCGCGCGACGGCGTGTACAACTGGGAGGGTATCGCGAACGTTACCGACATCATCGAGGCGGCAATCGAGGAGGATCTTTACGTGATCCTTCGCCCGGGCCCGTACATCTGTGCCGAGATAGACAAT GGTGGTCTACCGTACTGGCTGTTCAACAAGTACCCGGGCATTGCGGTGCGCACCAGCGACGCCAACTACCTGGAGGAGGTGCGCAAGTGGTACGGCGAGCTGATGAGCCGCATGGAACCGTACATGTACGGTAACGGTGGGCCCATCATCATGGTGCAGATCGAGAACGAGTACGGTGCGTTCGGCAAGTGCGACAAGCCGTACCTGAACTTCCTGAAGCAGCAGACGGAGCGGTACGTGCAGGACAAGGCGGTGCTGTTCACGGTCGACCGGCCGTACGACGACGAGATCGGTTGCGGCCAGATCGATGGCGTGTTCATTACGACCGACTTTGGGCTGATGACGGAGGAGGAGGTCGATACGCACGCGGCCAAGGTGCGCTCGTACCAGCCGAAGGGTCCGCTGGTCAACACCGAGTTCTACACCGGGTGGCTTACGCACTGGCAGGAATCGAACCAGCGCCGACCGGCCCAACCGTTGGCGGCCACGCTGCGCAAGATGCTGCGGGACGGTTGGAACGTCGACTTCTACATGTACTTCGGTGGCACTAACTTCGGGTTCTGGGCGGGTGCTAACGATTGGGGGCTGGGCAAGTATATGGCGGACATTACGTCCTACGATTACGATGCGCCCATGGACGAGGCGGGCGATCCGACGATGAAGTACACCATCTTCCGCGACATCATTGGAGAG TACATTCCGCTGGCAGTGATGCCGATTCCGGATCCGGCGCCGAAGATGACGCTGGAAGCTATCGAACTGACCATGGTTGATACGATTCTTTCGGAGCGTGGCCGGGCAATGCTTGGTGTAGAGGCCGCCAACAAGGAGGGCGGGCTGCTTACCTTCGAAGCGCTGAACCAGAACTCGGGCTTCGTGCTGTACGAGACGACCCTGCCGAAGCTGACACGTGACCCCAATATGCTCACTATCAACGGTCTGCACGATAGGGCGCAGGTGTACTTGGACCAG TTCCTAGCCGGTACGTTGGCTAGGGAGAACGCCATCGATTCGCTTCCCCTCACCGCCGGCTACGGCTCGGAGCTTTCCATTCTCGTGGAAAACCAAGGGCGCATCAACTTCGATATCCTCGATGACTACAAG GGTATTTTGGGCAACGTCACTATTCAAACGTTTGCCGAACCGTACACCAAGGAGCTGGAGCAGTGGAAGATCACCGGCTATTCGTTCGATGACTACAGCAAGGTGGAACAGTTCATCAATACCGGTTCCGGTGGTTCCGGTGTGAATGGTCGCGGAATGGCCGTGCATGGGCCGGTTGTGCTGAAGGCGGTGTTTGACGTTCCGGCGTCCGAGATTCACGATACCTACATCAACATGGACGGATGGGGCAAG GGTTTCATCTTTATCAATGGTTTCAATCTGGGACGCTACTGGCCAGTTGTTGGACCGCAGGTTACGACCTACCTGCCCAAGGAGCTGCTCAAACCGACCGGCAACACTATCGTGGTGGTCGAACAGCAGAAAGTGCCCGCCGATCGTATGCTGCATTTCTCTGCGAAGGCTATTCTGGACGAAGCC TCGGTGCGTGCCCGCAGGAAATGTGCTCTGTGGAAAGCCTACTGCACCAACAACATGGCTAACGTGGTGTGCACTCTGTTCGCTTTGGTGTTCTTGCTTGCTGCTCCCCAGTCGGTCGATATG CGACTGTTTAGCATCGACTACGATAACGACACCTTCGTGATGGACGGTAAACCCTTCCAGTACGTGGCCGGCTCGTTCCACTACTTTCGCGCCCTGCCCGAGAGTTGGCCATCCATCTTGCGGTCGATGCGCGCCGCCGGCCTGAATGCAGTTACGAC GTACGTCGAATGGTCCCTGCACAACCCAAAGGAGGATGTGTACAACTGGCAGGGAATGGCGGACATCGAGCACTTCCTCGAGCTGGCCGATAGCGCCGGCCTGTACGTTATACTGCGCCCGGGACCGTACATTTGTGCCGAGCGCGATATGGGCGGTTTCCCGTCCTGGTTGCTGCACAAATATCCCGACATACTGCTCCGCACGAACGATCTCA GGTATCTGCGGGAGGTACGCACCTGGTACGCACAGCTGCTGTCTCGCGTCCAGCGGTTCCTCGTCGGACAGGGTGGTCCCATCATAATGGTACAGGTCGAGAACGAGTACGGCTCGTTCTATGCGTGCGATCACAAGTACCTCAACTGGTTGCGTGACGAGACGG AGCGATACGTGATGGGCAATGCGGTCCTCTTCACCAACAATGGGCCCGGGCTGGAGGGATGCGGCGCAATCGAGCACGTTCTAAGCTCGCTCGACTTTGGACCCGGCACAG AGGATGAAATTAATGGATTTTGGAGCACGCTGAGAAAAACGCAACCCAAGGGCCCGTTGGTAAACGCGGAGTACTATCCCGGCTGGTTGACGCACTGGCAGGAGCCGCATATGGCTCGCACCGACATCAAACCGGTTGTGGACAGTCTGGACTTTATGCTCCGGAACAAAGTCAACGTAAACATCTACATGTTCTTCGGCGGGACCAACTACGGGTTTACGGCTGGCGCCAACAACATGGGCGCAGGAGGATACGCAGCCGATCTTACCTCGTACGACTACGACGCACCGCTCGATGAGTCCGGCGATCCAACGCCCAAATATTTCGCCCTGCGAGACACAATCTTGAAGTACTTCCCCAAGCCCGATCTGCCCGTGCCCCAACCGA CTAACAAAGTGCAACTCCCACCACTGAACATGACCCGTCTGGGCAGTCTTCTCGACCCATCCCTGCTGGAACGGCTCGCCACGCAAACGGTCACCTCCCGACTGCCCCTGTCGTTCGAGGCACTGAATCAAGTGTCCGGGCTCGTGCTGTACGAGACGCTCCTGCCGGACGACATCAGGACGGACCCACGTAAGCTGATCGTCGAAGGTGTGCACGATCGGGGGTACGTGTTCGTGGGCGACCAGTTCGTCGGTGTACTATCGCGCGAAAACCAAATCAACACGCTGCCGCTCGCCCTGGACGCTGGCCAGACGCTGCGCATCGCCGTCGAGAACCAGGGCCGTATCAACTTTGGCATTGCGAACGATGGTAAAGGCATCCTCGGGAGCGTGTTCGTCAACACCCGGCAGCTGTACAACTGGACGATGTACGGGCTGCCGCTGAGCGACTTTAAGCCCATCGTCCACGCGATTAGGCACCACCGGAAGCATCAGCACCGTGTCCGCAGGGCGTCACAGACAGCCGGCACGCCAATGTCCCTGTACTATGCGATATTCGACATCGAGGGAGAGCTGGCGGACACCTATCTCGATCCGACCGGATGGGGCAAGGGCATCGTGTTCGTCAACGGGTTCCTGCTCGGTCGCTACTGGCCCACGGTGGGGCCACAGGTTACGCTGTACCTTTCGAGGCATTTGCTAACGCAAAAGAACAACTACCTAGCGGTGATCGAGTATCAGAAGGAGTTTGGTGACTCGATACCGCCGCTCAAGTTCTCGGCAACTCCTTCGTTTAACTGA
- the LOC120950313 gene encoding beta-galactosidase → MIAYRVLPLLALCLSGWAATNEAAAQQPPRKFDIDFQNDTFTKDGQPFQFISGSFHYFRALPESWRHILRSMRAAGLNTVMTYIEWSLHEPMPGQYQWEGIANLEEFIEIAQSENLFVILRPGPYICAERDMGGFPHWLLTKYPSIKLRTYDTDYLREVQNWYNQLMPRLVRYLYGNGGPVIMVSIENEYGSFKACDGQYMQFLKNLTVHFVQDKAVLFTNDGPELLKCGSIPGILPTLDFGITNNPNAFWQQLRKYLPKGPLVNAEYYPGWLTHWMEPTARVDAGMVVNTLKLMLNQKANVNFYMFFGGTNFGFTAGANDVGSGKYSADITSYDYDAPLDEAGDPTPKYFAIRKVLVEYFGDPGVPAPVKLPKMTLETVWLERRGSMLSKHGRTMLAQKIVTSVTPVSFEALNQHSGFVLYETQLPAGYNRDPYTLKVENLHDRAYVHIDGTLAGILSRETNTNTIPLSVGLGTRLQLLVESQGRINYNIPNDFKGILGTVTVDAKPLYNWTITSFPLDSYRYLENFLTQQPTEQEDLDGAGAQVYYGTFTISSDTIYDTYLYPSVWGKGLVFINGFNLGRYWPLAGPQITLYVPRHILKKGNNQIVMIEYQQHIQHPYVQFIDKPIFM, encoded by the exons ATGATTGCTTATCGAGTGCTACCGCTGCTAGCGCTGTGCCTTAGTGGCTGGGCTGCCACGAATGAAGCGGCCGCCCAACAACCACCC CGAAAGTTCGATATCGACTTCCAAAACGATACCTTCACCAAAGATGGGCAACCGTTCCAGTTTATCTCCGGCTCGTTTCACTACTTCCGCGCGCTGCCAGAATCGTGGCGCCACATTTTGCGCTCGATGCGGGCGGCCGGACTGAACACGGTCATGAC CTACATCGAATGGTCACTGCACGAGCCGATGCCGGGCCAGTACCAGTGGGAGGGTATCGCCAATTTGGAGGAGTTCATAGAGATAGCACAGAGCGAGAATCTGTTCGTGATCCTACGCCCCGGTCCGTACATCTGCGCCGAGCGGGATATGGGCGGTTTCCCCCATTGGCTGCTGACAAAGTATCCTTCCATCAAGCTGCGCACGTACGATACAG ACTACTTAAGAGAGGTGCAAAATTGGTACAATCAGCTGATGCCCCGTCTCGTCCGCTATCTGTACGGCAATGGTGGTCCAGTGATTATGGTTTCGATTGAGAATGAGTATGGTTCATTCAAGGCCTGCGATGGGCAGTACATGCAGTTCCTCAAGAATTTAACCG TCCATTTCGTGCAGGATAAAGCGGTGCTGTTTACGAACGATGGGCCGGAGCTTCTAAAGTGCGGTTCTATCCCTGGCATTCTACCCACGCTGGACTTTGGCATTA CTAACAATCCGAACGCGTTCTGGCAGCAGCTGCGCAAGTATTTGCCGAAGGGACCGCTGGTCAACGCGGAGTACTATCCCGGCTGGCTAACGCACTGGATGGAACCGACGGCCCGTGTCGATGCGGGCATGGTCGTCAACACGCTCAAGCTGATGCTCAACCAGAAAGCGAACGTAAACTTTTACATGTTCTTCGGTGGCACCAACTTCGGTTTCACTGCCGGTGCGAACGATGTCGGGTCGGGTAAGTATAGTGCGGACATAACGTCCTACGATTACGACGCACCGTTGGATGAGGCGGGCGATCCGACGCCAAAGTATTTTGCCATCCGGAAGGTGCTCGTTGAG TATTTCGGTGATCCGGGCGTACCGGCACCGGTAAAGCTGCCCAAAATGACGCTCGAAACGGTGTGGCTGGAACGGCGTGGATCGATGCTGTCGAAGCACGGTCGAACGATGCTCGCACAGAAGATAGTTACTTCCGTAACGCCGGTGTCCTTCGAAGCGCTCAATCAGCATTCCGGGTTTGTGCTGTACGAAACCCAGCTGCCCGCGGGATACAATCGTGATCCTTACACGCTCAAGGTGGAAAATCTTCACGATCGGGCTTATGTGCATATCGACGGG ACTTTGGCCGGTATATTGTCCCGCGAAACCAACACGAACACGATTCCGCTCAGCGTTGGGCTCGGGACGCgactgcagctgctggtggagAGCCAGGGACGCATTAACTACAACATCCCGAACGACTTCAAGGGCATCCTTGGGACAGTGACAGTTGATGCGAAACCACTGTACAACTGGACCATCACCTCGTTCCCGCTGGACAGCTATCGCTATCTGGAGAACTTCCTAACCCAACAGCCCACCGAGCAGGAAGATCTGGATGGGGCGGGAGCACAGGTGTACTACGGCACGTTCACGATCAGTAGCGACACCATCTACGACACCTACCTGTACCCGAGCGTGTGGGGCAAGGGGTTGGTGTTTATCAATGGCTTCAATCTGGGCCGCTACTGGCCATTGGCTGGACCACAGATTACGCTCTACGTGCCGAGACACATTCTTAAGAAGGGAAACAACCAGATCGTCATGATCGAGTACCAGCAGCACATCCAGCATC